A region of Paractinoplanes abujensis DNA encodes the following proteins:
- a CDS encoding SDR family NAD(P)-dependent oxidoreductase, protein MGQRILITGARRGIGAAIAVGLARPGHRLVLHHLAAADEAEGVARLCRDLGAQATLLDADLADPGAVRDLAERAGPIDVLINNAAKASNMAFATLPLAEWQQTFAVNVTAPMLLAQALSAGMAERSWGRIVNVVSPTVRMGGPSGPAYVSSKAALIGLTRSLARALGPSGVTVNALSPGAIRTEGEVELAAGRDEQAHAPLVATQALPRALVPEDVVAAVRLLVSEGSGAITGQVLEVGGGLVFR, encoded by the coding sequence ATGGGGCAGCGGATTCTGATCACCGGGGCGCGGCGGGGAATCGGCGCGGCCATCGCCGTCGGGCTGGCCCGTCCCGGGCACCGGCTCGTGTTGCATCACCTGGCCGCCGCCGACGAGGCCGAAGGGGTCGCCCGTCTCTGCCGTGACCTCGGCGCGCAAGCCACCCTGCTCGACGCCGACCTGGCCGACCCCGGAGCCGTACGGGACCTGGCCGAACGGGCCGGCCCGATCGACGTCCTGATCAACAACGCGGCCAAGGCGTCCAACATGGCCTTCGCGACCCTGCCGCTGGCCGAGTGGCAGCAGACGTTCGCCGTCAACGTCACCGCGCCGATGCTGCTGGCCCAGGCGCTCAGCGCGGGCATGGCCGAACGGAGCTGGGGACGCATCGTCAACGTCGTCTCGCCCACCGTGCGGATGGGCGGCCCGTCCGGCCCCGCGTACGTGTCGAGCAAAGCCGCCCTGATCGGCCTCACCCGGTCACTGGCCCGCGCGCTCGGCCCGTCCGGCGTCACCGTGAACGCGTTGTCGCCGGGCGCGATCCGCACCGAAGGCGAGGTCGAACTGGCCGCCGGGCGCGACGAGCAGGCCCACGCGCCCCTCGTGGCCACGCAGGCCCTGCCGCGCGCCCTCGTCCCGGAGGACGTGGTGGCCGCCGTACGCCTGCTGGTCTCCGAGGGTTCCGGCGCCATCACCGGCCAGGTGCTCGAGGTCGGCGGCGGGCTCGTCTTCCGCTGA
- a CDS encoding MMPL family transporter, producing the protein MFAGWGSWVARFRWPVLSVALVAVISAGVWGLGVFGQLTEGGYQDPDSESSQAAEAVEKAFGAQGGDLVVLYTPDKVKIDDVELGKKIRTKLALLPKSAVTGTTSYWQTKSSQFAAKDKTSGLAIVTLAGADDGAKLDAFREIDDKFAVEGTKVQLSGGVVLSDATSTRSTQDLARAEIISLPVVLILLLFLFGSLVAASLPVLVGGAAVLGSLGILHAVANVHEVNSFAVNVASLLGLGMAIDYGLFMVGRFREEQNSGRTPAEAVSRTVATAGRTVVFSASLLMIALAGLLLFPQGFLKSLAYGGLAAVGLAALLSLTLLPAMLALLGPRVDRLPIRLPGRKSVAPEDSFWARLAAAVLRRPVIVALPILAGLLVLAAPIAGVRFGEADERTLPSGDPARVAIETLKAGYPQFTGDGMPIVLRGQADTSAFAVTLRQIDGIAQLGPAQRAGDVTVFTATLKSTDPFSVEARQVVDDIRSLPVPNGAELLVGGTTARNVDSLSATAAKLPWMVGLLVGATLILMFLAFGSILLPIKAVVMSALSLSATFGILVWIFQEGHGASWLGVTPAPLEAGIVVLMAAVVFGLSTDYEVFLLSRMVEARAHGATTDQAVTVGLARTGRVISAAALLLIVVTGAFALSSVTTMRFVGVGMIVALFLDATVVRMLLVPAVMGLLGNAVWWAPGPLKRLQERAGLAEHAGEQPALPSGRHAAGEVTAVLALPPGPSATAKKADWDREAAGVLLLPPGMMPQGLASREVATQVIPRVDDKPTDDDVVDAEIIEDTPSSSAASSSSSAPAASSSAAAASSAAAASSSAAASSSAAAASSSSDSTLDGPAAESPDSPASTASEASPSAATSPSAAPGTDVEAEIVEDEPEGATADKPGAEDEPAKTPASAPDDAPHAEKPPTVDTNETKAANESDVADDDEKAEKAPADEAAAEPESASSTAGTGAPTASAPTDATTTATAAPVDRTTTAPSETAAPADTATTAPPATAAPADTTTTAPPATAAPADTTTTAPPATAAPADTTTTAPPATAAPADTTTTAPPATAAPADTTQTAPSGTTSLAATTLTTGTAASADTTTTAPSTKNSPADTTQIATSGTTSLAATSATSATTSPAEASSIGHPTPSSKSEISVLPDESNRSASAANPAFGATSESVAGATEPATPVSDHVARAAEPVAPVSDHVAPVSEHLAPAAEHVAPAGEHLAPAAEHLAPASEHLAPAAEHLAPAAEHLAPASEHVAPAGKHLAPAAEHVAPVAAEGEPAGVAGDRAADAVDDEQGVDDVVEAEIVEAELVEDEPDVEPDPPLAAASLNLPVLYYPEPGVYRSESVSKYTDYSAPDDFFFGPSAAGTFASSLQLPAEPSPVPYFGERPDFEPAANVSLPELDLTRSFDAPDLDATAIFEAPNRAAVRAFESPDPETSGVIVTPETDPAPDSRPERFFTNEPPSAVDPKPAAEPATTPEPVAAAEPVAAAEPVPAAEPVAAEPVSAAATPGPGEPDDDDPAVTRSFDAPDLDATRKLQLPGLEATRRMPAPDIARARRLESSPADPTPVEPVAEPLPKRPVPAAETPSSLIEPPTSGSGTANRLSDLFPPRRATEPADTPVQRRPTIFDEPAPVPEDPGPAPYDRPLPRSRTTEPAPQRRAGEPLPQRQVGEPLPQRQTGESLPQRQVGEPLPQRQTGESLPQRRPNESLPQRPVNESPVAEPLPKRKAAEPSPAFEPRLPKRPTSEPPAAFEPPRPTRPTAPPAPVPVREESEPAPLLRPSMRGDQPYSVRRAEPPAQPAPPAAPIVPTPVQPRASVQPPAPVQPPAPVQPPAPVVPTQRRPADLGDHLRTTRPADLGDHLRESRPADLAQYTRRPTTERKRPETLAEHKPARRPATLADQVTTPRRDPDGDEPAG; encoded by the coding sequence GTGTTCGCGGGCTGGGGATCGTGGGTCGCCCGCTTCCGGTGGCCGGTGCTGTCCGTCGCGCTCGTCGCGGTGATCAGCGCGGGCGTCTGGGGGCTCGGTGTTTTCGGCCAGCTCACCGAGGGCGGTTATCAAGACCCGGACAGCGAGTCGTCGCAGGCCGCCGAGGCCGTCGAGAAGGCGTTCGGCGCGCAGGGCGGCGACCTGGTCGTGCTGTACACGCCGGACAAGGTCAAGATCGACGACGTCGAGCTGGGCAAGAAGATCCGGACGAAGCTGGCGCTGCTGCCCAAGTCGGCCGTCACCGGCACCACCTCGTACTGGCAGACGAAGTCCTCCCAGTTCGCGGCGAAGGACAAAACCAGCGGCCTCGCGATCGTCACGCTGGCCGGCGCGGACGACGGCGCCAAACTCGACGCGTTCCGCGAGATCGACGACAAGTTCGCCGTCGAAGGCACCAAGGTGCAGCTCTCCGGCGGGGTCGTGCTCTCCGACGCCACCTCCACCCGCTCCACCCAGGACCTGGCGCGCGCCGAGATCATCTCGCTGCCGGTGGTCCTGATCCTGCTGCTGTTCCTGTTCGGCTCGCTCGTCGCGGCGTCGCTGCCCGTGCTCGTCGGCGGCGCGGCCGTGCTCGGCTCGCTGGGCATCCTGCACGCGGTGGCGAACGTGCACGAGGTCAACTCGTTCGCGGTCAACGTGGCCAGTCTGCTCGGCCTGGGCATGGCCATCGACTACGGCCTGTTCATGGTCGGCCGCTTCCGCGAGGAGCAGAACTCCGGTCGTACGCCGGCCGAGGCCGTGAGCCGCACCGTCGCCACCGCCGGGCGCACGGTCGTCTTCTCCGCCTCGCTGCTGATGATCGCGCTCGCCGGTCTGCTCCTGTTCCCGCAAGGGTTCCTCAAATCCCTGGCGTACGGGGGCCTGGCCGCGGTCGGCCTGGCCGCGCTGCTCTCGCTGACCCTGCTGCCCGCCATGCTGGCGCTGCTCGGCCCACGTGTCGACAGGCTGCCGATCCGGCTGCCCGGCCGTAAGTCTGTGGCCCCCGAAGACTCCTTCTGGGCCCGGCTGGCTGCGGCCGTGCTGCGCCGCCCGGTCATCGTCGCGCTGCCGATCCTGGCCGGGCTGCTGGTGCTGGCGGCGCCCATCGCCGGGGTCCGCTTCGGCGAGGCCGACGAACGTACGCTGCCCTCAGGCGACCCGGCCCGCGTCGCGATCGAAACCCTGAAAGCCGGCTACCCGCAGTTCACCGGCGACGGCATGCCGATCGTGCTGCGCGGGCAGGCCGACACCTCCGCGTTCGCCGTCACGCTGCGCCAGATCGACGGCATCGCCCAGCTCGGCCCCGCCCAACGCGCCGGTGACGTCACCGTCTTCACCGCCACGCTGAAATCGACCGACCCGTTCAGCGTCGAAGCCCGCCAGGTCGTCGACGACATCCGCTCCCTGCCCGTGCCCAACGGCGCGGAACTGCTGGTCGGCGGGACCACGGCCCGCAACGTGGACAGCCTGTCGGCCACCGCGGCCAAACTGCCGTGGATGGTCGGTCTGCTGGTCGGGGCCACACTGATCCTGATGTTCCTGGCCTTCGGCTCGATCCTGCTGCCGATCAAGGCCGTGGTGATGAGCGCGCTCAGCCTCAGCGCCACCTTCGGCATCCTGGTCTGGATCTTCCAGGAGGGCCACGGCGCGAGCTGGCTCGGCGTGACCCCGGCCCCGCTCGAGGCCGGCATCGTCGTGCTCATGGCGGCCGTGGTGTTCGGCCTGTCCACCGACTACGAAGTGTTCCTGCTCTCCCGCATGGTCGAGGCCCGTGCCCACGGCGCCACGACCGATCAGGCGGTGACCGTCGGCCTGGCCCGCACCGGCCGCGTCATCAGCGCCGCCGCCCTGCTGCTGATCGTGGTGACCGGGGCGTTCGCGCTGTCCTCGGTGACCACCATGCGGTTCGTGGGCGTCGGGATGATCGTGGCCCTGTTCCTGGACGCCACAGTCGTACGGATGCTGCTGGTGCCGGCCGTGATGGGGCTGCTCGGCAATGCGGTGTGGTGGGCCCCGGGCCCGTTGAAGCGCCTGCAGGAACGGGCCGGCCTGGCCGAACACGCCGGTGAACAACCGGCGCTGCCCTCCGGCCGGCACGCCGCCGGTGAGGTGACGGCGGTGCTGGCGCTGCCCCCCGGCCCGTCGGCGACCGCGAAGAAGGCCGACTGGGACCGCGAGGCGGCCGGGGTGCTGCTCCTCCCGCCCGGCATGATGCCGCAGGGGTTGGCGTCGCGGGAGGTGGCCACACAGGTCATCCCCCGAGTCGACGACAAACCAACCGACGACGACGTCGTGGACGCCGAAATCATCGAGGACACCCCATCCTCCTCCGCAGCCTCTTCTTCCTCCTCCGCACCGGCCGCCTCCTCTTCCGCCGCGGCTGCCTCTTCCGCCGCGGCTGCCTCCTCCTCCGCGGCTGCCTCGTCTTCCGCCGCGGCTGCCTCATCCTCCTCCGACTCGACACTCGACGGCCCCGCCGCCGAGTCCCCGGATTCCCCCGCCTCCACCGCCTCTGAGGCTTCCCCCTCCGCCGCGACCTCGCCTTCCGCGGCTCCCGGAACCGACGTCGAGGCCGAGATCGTCGAGGACGAGCCGGAGGGTGCGACGGCTGACAAGCCTGGCGCTGAGGATGAGCCGGCCAAGACGCCCGCCTCCGCTCCAGACGACGCTCCGCATGCGGAGAAGCCGCCCACCGTCGATACGAACGAGACAAAAGCCGCGAACGAGTCAGACGTTGCGGACGATGACGAGAAGGCCGAGAAGGCTCCAGCTGACGAAGCAGCTGCCGAGCCCGAGTCCGCTTCCTCTACTGCCGGCACCGGGGCGCCCACGGCATCCGCTCCCACTGACGCCACGACAACCGCGACGGCCGCACCCGTTGACAGAACAACGACCGCACCGTCCGAAACCGCCGCACCCGCTGACACAGCGACGACCGCACCGCCCGCGACGGCCGCACCCGCAGACACAACAACGACCGCACCGCCCGCGACCGCCGCACCCGCAGACACAACAACGACCGCACCGCCCGCGACCGCCGCACCCGCAGACACAACAACGACCGCACCGCCCGCGACCGCCGCACCCGCAGACACAACAACGACCGCACCGCCCGCGACGGCCGCACCCGCAGACACAACACAAACTGCGCCGTCCGGGACCACCTCACTCGCCGCGACGACCCTGACGACCGGGACCGCCGCATCTGCTGACACAACCACGACCGCGCCGTCCACGAAGAACTCACCCGCTGACACAACACAGATTGCGACGAGCGGGACCACCTCACTCGCCGCGACGAGCGCGACGAGCGCGACTACCTCGCCCGCTGAGGCCAGCTCGATCGGCCACCCCACTCCATCCAGCAAATCCGAAATTTCGGTTTTGCCCGATGAGAGTAATCGATCCGCTTCTGCCGCGAACCCCGCGTTCGGTGCGACTTCTGAGTCTGTCGCGGGCGCTACCGAGCCTGCTACGCCCGTCAGCGACCACGTTGCGCGCGCCGCCGAGCCTGTTGCACCCGTCAGCGACCACGTAGCGCCCGTCAGCGAGCACCTTGCACCCGCCGCCGAGCACGTTGCGCCCGCTGGCGAGCACCTTGCACCCGCCGCCGAGCACCTTGCACCCGCCAGCGAGCACCTTGCACCCGCCGCCGAGCACCTTGCACCCGCCGCCGAGCACCTTGCGCCCGCCAGCGAGCATGTTGCGCCCGCCGGCAAGCACCTTGCACCCGCCGCCGAGCACGTTGCGCCTGTCGCAGCCGAGGGGGAACCCGCCGGCGTCGCGGGCGACAGGGCGGCCGATGCCGTCGACGACGAGCAGGGTGTCGACGATGTCGTCGAGGCGGAGATCGTGGAGGCTGAGCTGGTCGAGGACGAGCCGGACGTCGAGCCCGATCCGCCCCTGGCCGCGGCCTCGCTCAACCTGCCGGTGCTCTACTACCCCGAGCCGGGTGTCTACCGGTCGGAGTCGGTGAGCAAGTACACCGACTACTCGGCGCCGGACGACTTCTTCTTCGGGCCGTCGGCGGCGGGGACGTTCGCGAGCTCGTTGCAGCTTCCGGCCGAACCGTCGCCGGTGCCCTACTTCGGCGAGCGGCCCGATTTTGAGCCCGCCGCCAATGTCTCGCTGCCCGAACTGGATCTGACCCGCAGCTTCGACGCGCCCGACCTGGACGCCACCGCGATTTTCGAGGCGCCCAACCGCGCGGCTGTACGGGCCTTCGAGTCGCCGGACCCGGAGACCTCCGGTGTGATCGTGACGCCGGAGACCGACCCGGCGCCGGATTCTCGACCCGAGCGGTTCTTCACCAATGAGCCGCCGTCCGCGGTCGACCCGAAGCCCGCGGCCGAGCCGGCCACCACTCCCGAGCCGGTCGCCGCGGCCGAGCCGGTCGCCGCGGCCGAGCCGGTCCCAGCGGCCGAGCCGGTCGCAGCTGAGCCGGTCTCCGCGGCTGCTACGCCGGGGCCGGGCGAGCCCGACGACGACGATCCTGCCGTCACGCGCAGCTTCGACGCGCCCGATCTGGACGCCACCCGCAAGCTTCAGCTGCCCGGTCTCGAAGCGACCCGGCGGATGCCCGCCCCCGACATCGCCCGCGCCCGCCGTCTGGAGTCGTCGCCGGCCGACCCGACGCCGGTCGAGCCGGTGGCCGAGCCGCTGCCCAAGCGTCCCGTGCCGGCCGCCGAAACGCCCTCGTCGCTGATCGAGCCGCCCACCAGCGGCAGTGGCACGGCGAACCGGCTTTCCGACCTGTTCCCGCCCCGGCGCGCGACGGAGCCCGCCGACACTCCGGTCCAGCGCCGCCCGACGATCTTCGACGAGCCCGCGCCTGTGCCCGAGGACCCGGGCCCGGCCCCGTACGACCGGCCCTTGCCCCGGTCCCGCACCACCGAACCGGCTCCGCAGCGTCGGGCCGGCGAACCCCTGCCGCAGCGCCAGGTTGGCGAACCGCTGCCGCAGCGCCAGACCGGCGAATCCCTGCCGCAGCGCCAGGTTGGCGAACCGCTGCCGCAGCGCCAGACCGGTGAGTCCCTGCCGCAGCGCCGGCCCAACGAGTCCCTGCCCCAGCGGCCCGTCAACGAGTCGCCGGTGGCCGAGCCGCTGCCCAAGCGGAAGGCCGCCGAGCCGTCGCCCGCGTTCGAGCCGCGCCTGCCCAAGCGCCCGACCAGTGAGCCGCCGGCCGCGTTCGAGCCGCCCCGGCCGACGCGCCCGACCGCCCCGCCGGCGCCGGTGCCCGTACGGGAGGAAAGCGAGCCGGCGCCGCTGCTCCGCCCCTCCATGCGTGGCGACCAGCCGTATTCGGTCCGCCGAGCCGAACCGCCCGCGCAGCCGGCCCCGCCCGCCGCGCCGATCGTGCCCACGCCGGTTCAGCCGCGCGCGTCGGTTCAGCCGCCCGCACCGGTTCAGCCGCCCGCACCGGTTCAGCCGCCCGCACCGGTTGTGCCCACGCAGCGCCGGCCCGCCGACCTGGGTGATCACCTGCGGACGACCCGCCCGGCCGACCTGGGTGATCACCTGCGCGAGTCCCGCCCGGCCGACCTGGCCCAGTACACCCGCCGCCCGACCACGGAACGCAAACGCCCCGAGACCCTGGCCGAGCACAAGCCGGCCCGCCGGCCCGCGACGCTGGCCGACCAGGTGACGACCCCGCGCCGCGACCCGGACGGCGACGAGCCCGCCGGCTGA
- a CDS encoding FKBP-type peptidyl-prolyl cis-trans isomerase produces the protein MSTETARPITGDTAKRRTQAVAGAVAGVAVIAVLVTVFVTVRGGSDEPAAQQPAAAPAPASAEAAPESAPSAEAPAEPGAPAPVSTPPELSKEPVVKPGTGKLTELKVTPLVAGRGPAVKAGQTVTANYVLISYAKGEVIDSSWKRGEPFSTPIGTGRVIQGWDKSIPGQKVGSRIQIDVPAALAYGEEQGDLRFVVDILAAQ, from the coding sequence ATGAGTACCGAGACCGCCCGCCCGATCACCGGCGACACGGCGAAGCGCCGCACTCAGGCCGTCGCCGGCGCCGTTGCCGGGGTGGCCGTGATCGCCGTCCTGGTGACCGTTTTCGTCACCGTCCGCGGCGGCTCCGACGAGCCCGCGGCCCAGCAGCCCGCCGCCGCTCCCGCGCCCGCCTCGGCCGAGGCGGCGCCGGAGAGCGCGCCGTCGGCCGAGGCCCCCGCCGAGCCGGGCGCCCCCGCCCCGGTCAGCACCCCGCCCGAGCTGTCGAAGGAGCCGGTCGTGAAGCCCGGCACCGGCAAGCTGACCGAGCTCAAGGTGACCCCGCTGGTGGCCGGGCGCGGACCCGCGGTCAAGGCGGGCCAGACGGTCACCGCCAACTACGTGCTCATCAGCTACGCGAAGGGCGAGGTCATCGACTCGTCCTGGAAGCGCGGCGAGCCCTTCAGCACCCCGATCGGCACCGGCCGCGTGATCCAGGGCTGGGACAAGAGCATCCCGGGCCAGAAGGTCGGCAGCCGCATCCAGATCGACGTCCCGGCCGCCCTGGCCTACGGCGAGGAGCAGGGTGACCTGCGGTTCGTGGTCGACATCCTGGCCGCGCAGTAG
- the yaaA gene encoding peroxide stress protein YaaA, translating to MLILLPPSEGKTPAASGDPVDPATLWLPALTTARKRVLSRLVTMSKRTSARARADSLAVLGLSPGQTDEVTRNASLLTAPAAPAVTVYTGVLYEALDAQSLAPAARAWLDERAVVFSGLWGVVRLDDRIPAYRLSVGVTLPALGGMTSYWKKALPKALDPEAAGGPVLDLRSGAYGAMWTPPAPTSATVRVLHERVVDGVAKRSVVSHFNKATKGRLVRSLAEAAATPASVDEMVTALRDLKYTVEEQPVAPGRPRQLDVVVADL from the coding sequence GTGCTCATCCTGCTGCCGCCGTCCGAGGGCAAGACGCCCGCCGCCTCCGGTGACCCGGTCGACCCGGCCACGCTGTGGTTGCCCGCGCTGACGACGGCCCGCAAGCGGGTGCTGTCGCGCCTGGTGACGATGAGCAAGCGGACCAGTGCCCGCGCGCGGGCCGACTCGCTGGCCGTGCTCGGGCTCTCCCCCGGCCAGACCGACGAGGTCACCCGCAACGCGTCGCTGCTCACGGCCCCGGCCGCGCCCGCGGTCACGGTTTACACCGGAGTCCTGTACGAGGCGTTGGACGCGCAGTCGCTGGCCCCGGCCGCGCGCGCGTGGCTGGACGAGCGGGCGGTGGTGTTCTCCGGCCTGTGGGGCGTGGTGCGCCTCGACGACCGCATCCCCGCCTACCGCCTGTCGGTCGGGGTGACCCTGCCGGCGCTGGGCGGGATGACCTCGTACTGGAAGAAGGCTCTGCCCAAGGCCCTCGATCCCGAGGCGGCCGGGGGCCCGGTGCTCGACCTGCGCTCGGGAGCCTACGGCGCGATGTGGACGCCACCCGCGCCGACGTCGGCCACCGTACGGGTGCTGCACGAGCGGGTCGTCGACGGCGTGGCCAAGCGCTCGGTGGTCAGCCACTTCAACAAGGCGACCAAGGGCCGGCTCGTACGTTCCCTGGCCGAGGCAGCCGCGACGCCGGCCTCGGTGGACGAGATGGTCACGGCGTTGCGCGACCTGAAGTACACCGTCGAGGAGCAGCCCGTCGCCCCGGGCCGCCCCCGCCAGCTGGACGTGGTGGTCGCCGACCTGTGA
- a CDS encoding STAS domain-containing protein: MSVVGNADDSVVVTVRGNLDIDSGTTLITTLNQVLDRPSPRIVVDLSGVEFCDSTGLSALIVGHKRASAGGGWLRLAAPGEFLGRLLDTVGLTPRLAIYPTVGDALVGRDAD, translated from the coding sequence GTGTCCGTGGTGGGGAACGCGGACGACTCAGTAGTCGTCACGGTTCGCGGCAATCTCGACATCGACAGCGGAACAACCCTGATCACGACGCTCAATCAGGTGCTGGACAGACCCTCGCCGCGCATCGTGGTCGACCTGTCCGGCGTCGAGTTCTGCGACTCGACCGGGCTGAGCGCGCTGATCGTCGGCCACAAGCGGGCGTCCGCGGGCGGGGGCTGGCTGCGGCTGGCCGCCCCCGGCGAGTTCCTGGGCCGGCTGCTCGACACGGTCGGGCTGACGCCGCGGCTCGCGATCTACCCGACGGTGGGTGACGCGCTGGTCGGGCGGGACGCCGACTAA